In Vicia villosa cultivar HV-30 ecotype Madison, WI unplaced genomic scaffold, Vvil1.0 ctg.000680F_1_1, whole genome shotgun sequence, a single window of DNA contains:
- the LOC131630417 gene encoding uncharacterized protein LOC131630417 has product MWTLNNSCKDIISDCWSNVIVGCPMWILSKKLQNLKAKLKQLGPSLLLREQEKAAHDDLEVYLKQEELFWAEKENLEWHSDGDRNTTYFHRIAKMKTSNQAITLLMDGDTSVTDKAAMANLAVSHFTNLFCFAGTQQNLNIVGDVIPNLVTEDMNKILTALPSHEEIRSAVFGLNKQSSPGPGGFGGFFYQTYWSIIKDDVCAAVLQFFQHGEFISNFNVSKIILIPKSPEAQSMDMYRPIALSNFNAKIISKIIATMLSSMMPSLISKEQRGFIPGRHIKDCICIASKAVNVLDTNSTFGNVAMKVDISKAFDTISWDFIMQGDPLSPIIFVLAQDVLSRLITSHVSKDSICLIRASVDNWVPSHSMYADDIMVFCSGRCSNINSMKTIFHNYVVASGQHVNLAKSYIFMGGMSNSAKASILADTGFQLGSLPFFHLGAPLFKGRVKNCHIAPIIDRITAKLACWKGNCLSMAGRLVLIKAIVHSMALYTISICNWPSTVIKLLEKACRNFLWSGSTSTKKMCLVLWKKICQPFNHGGLGIHSFCCLNEATNMKMMFDILNSKEDWVVLIKNRVLRSYGCIRYHIFSSIWTSVKAEFGTVITNSRWDLGSGKNVMFWTDSWCGALLLKDTNIDALTGNGIDPLIKVSDLSSNGQWYIPHNWFTWFPFLSSRLLHFKAPSMDADDSMGWKHSMTGVLELKEVYRFKVKLLAVVPWCKAVWNISIPPSRSILVWRMLHDWLNLFHHNKSPQFALVHCAAVVNLLYIIWQTRNAARHNNIKPNYGYATDWILRKVRLSGNSSKKASFINMMDFTLIKEIKVNIIPPKAPSILEVIWAPPNFGWFKCNCDGSFIHDSSKVGGAGLFRNYKGDFILSFAENLRCNSSVHAEFGAVIRAMEIAIDRGWQKLWIETDSSMVVKAFSNHCLVPFSFRTRWNYCLQNANFSHIFISHIYREGNSCADFLANLALGIESIALFDSIPLRIRNDFVKNRLGIPFFRFV; this is encoded by the exons ATGTGGACTCTTAATAACTCCTGTAAAGACATCATTTCCGACTGCTGGTCCAATGTCATCGTTGGGTGCCCTATGTGGATTTTATCCaaaaagcttcaaaatctcaaagCCAAactgaaaca ACTTGGTCCTTCACTGCTTCTGAGGGAACAAGAGAAGGCTGCACATGATGACTTGGAAGTTTATCTAAAACAAGAGGAGTTATTTTGGGCAGAAAAGGAAAACTTAGAATGGCACAGTGATGGTGACCGAAACACGACTTATTTCCACAGAATCGCAAAGATGAAAACTTCAAATCAAGCTATAACACTTCTTATGGACGGCGATACATCAGTTACTGACAAAGCGGCTATGGCTAATCTGGCAGTGTCTCATTTTACTAACCttttttgttttgcaggtacTCAACAAAATCTCAATATTGTAGGAGATGTTATTCCAAATCTGGTCACTGAGGATATGAACAAGATTCTTACAGCTTTGCCATCGCATGAGGAGATTAGAAGCGCGGTTTTCGGGCTGAACAAGCAAAGCTCTCCAGGTCCTGGTGGTTTTGGAGGCTTCTTCTACCAAACTTACTGGAGTATTATAAAAGATGATGTTTGTGCAGCAGTTCTTCAATTTTTTCAACATGGTGAATTCATTTCAAACTTCAATGTCAGCAAGATTATTCTCATTCCTAAGTCGCCGGAGGCTCAGTCTATGGACATGTATCGCCCTATTGCTCTATCCAACTTCAATGCTAAGATCATATCAAAAATCATTGCAACTATGCTCTCTTCAATGATGCCCTCCCTCATATCCAAAGAGCAGCGAGGCTTTATTCCGGGTAGACACATCAAGGATTGTATTTGCATTGCGTCAAAAGCGGTTAACGTTTTAGACACCAATAGCACATTTGGGAACGTAGCAATGAAAGTGGATATTTCCAAAGCTTTCGACACTATAAGCTGGGATTTTATTATGCAG GGAGATCCGCTCTCGCCCATTATTTTCGTATTAGCTCAAGACGTGCTTAGTAGACTTATCACAAGTCATGTCTCCAAGGATTCTATCTGCCTCATTCGAGCTTCTGTTGACAATTGGGTTCCGTCTCATAGTATGTATGCTGATGACATTATGGTTTTCTGCTCGGGTCGTTGTTCCAATATCAACAGCATGAAGACCATCTTTCACAACTATGTTGTTGCTTCTGGGCAGCATGTAAATCTTGCCAAGTCTTACATTTTCATGGGAGGTATGTCAAACAGTGCTAAGGCTAGTATATTAGCGGATACGGGATTCCAGCTGGGCTCTTTGCCTTTCTTCCATCTTGGTGCGCCGCTGTTTAAGGGCAGAGTAAAAAATTGTCACATTGCTCCTATTATCGACAGAATCACAGCCAAACTTGCTTGCTGGAAGGGAAACTGCTTGTCCATGGCTGGTAGATTAGTCCTCATCAAGGCAATTGTTCACAGCATGGCCCTTTACACCATCTCTATTTGCAACTGGCCTTCGACGGTGATTAAATTACTGGAAAAAGCTTGCAGAAACTTTCTATGGTCTGGTAGCACCTCAACCAAAAAAATGTGTCTGGTTTTGTGGAAGAAAATTTGTCAGCCGTTTAATCATGGTGGTTTGGGCATTCATTCATTTTGCTGCCTGAATGAAGCTACGAATATGAAGATGATGTTTGACATTCTTAATAGCAAGGAAGATTGGGTTGTGCTAATTAAAAATAGAGTGCTCAGGTCTTATGGCTGCATCCGATACCATATTTTCTCTTCCATATGGACTAGCGTGAAGGCTGAATTCGGTACTGTCATTACTAACTCTCGTTGGGACCTTGGCTCCGGTAAAAACGTAATGTTCTGGACGGACTCTTGGTGTGGTGCCCTTCTCCTTAAGGACACTAACATTGATGCTCTGACTGGCAACGGTATTGATCCGCTCATTAAAGTCTCGGATCTGTCGTCAAACGGCCAATGGTACATCCCTCATAATTGGTTTACTTGGTTCCCTTTTCTTTCCTCTAGGCTGCTGCACTTTAAGGCTCCCTCTATGGATGCTGATGATTCTATGGGCTGGAAGCATAGCATGACGGGTGTGCTGGAGCTGAAAGAGGTTTACCGTTTCAAAGTAAAACTCCTAGCGGTTGTTCCTTGGTGTAAGGCAGTTTGGAACATTAGTATTCCTCCGAGTAGATCCATCCTTGTTTGGCGTATGCTTCACG ATTGGCTGAATCTCTTTCATCATAATAAATCCCCCCAATTCGCTCTTGTCCATTGTGCAGCAGTAGTTAATCTTCTCTATATTATATGGCAAACTCGAAATGCCGCAAGACATAACAACATAAAGCCAAACTATGGATACGCCACAGACTGGATTTTGAGAAAGGTTCGGTTATCCGGTAACTCTTCAAAGAAGGCATCTTTTATTAATATGATGGACTTCACTCTAATTAAAGAAATCAAAGTCAACATCATCCCTCCTAAAGCTCCTTCCATCTTAGAAGTGATTTGGGCTCCTCCGAATTTTGGTTGGTTTAAGTGTAATTGTGATGGTTCCTTCATTCATGATTCTTCAAAAGTGGGTGGCGCCGGTTTATTTCGTAACTACAAAGGAGACTTCATTCTTTCTTTCGCGGAAAACTTGCGATGCAACTCGTCTGTTCATGCTGAATTTGGTGCGGTAATTCGTGCCATGGAGATAGCCATTGATAGGGGTTGGCAAAAGCTTTGGATTGAAACCGATTCTTCCATGGTTGTCAAAGCTTTTTCCAACCATTGTTTAGTTCCTTTTTCTTTTAGGACCCGTTGGAATTACTGTTTACAGAACGCTAACTTTTCGCATATATTTATATCTCACATTTATAGGGAAGGTAATTCGTGCGCCGATTTTTTGGCTAATTTAGCGCTCGGCATCGAATCTATTGCCCTTTTTGATTCCATTCCATTGAGAATTCGgaatgattttgtaaagaataggttaGGCATACCTTTCTTTAGGTTCGTGTAA
- the LOC131630419 gene encoding uncharacterized protein LOC131630419 translates to MIPEDEYLLGLEACKHNLHGRIIWPKGSTPITVQQLKTKLQEIWSSLPKWGVTLLGKGFYEFSFSSLEDVRRVRSSPSWNLNPGVLKLFTWTKDFVPTNTNQSSVQFWVRIHGLAQEYWRPKILFTIASSIGTPICIDSTSNKPLIERPFGHYVRVLVDIDLSNDLRDKILVERAGYAFFVDIEYEKLPDFCSFCNIMGHTIHTCRRKQHIEQQPKTKPNDQNKQFRTPMSAPRGKEVRIDKTPLMLDKPVESKKNR, encoded by the coding sequence ATGATCCCAGAAGATGAATATCTCTTGGGATTGGAAGCTTGCAAACATAACTTACATGGAAGAATCATATGGCCAAAAGGATCAACTCCCATCACTGTGCAGCAGCTGAAAACTAAACTACAAGAGATTTGGAGCTCTCTACCAAAATGGGGGGTAACTTTGTTAGGTAAGGGGTTCTACGAATTCTCTTTCTCTAGCCTTGAAGATGTTAGACGTGTTCGCTCTTCGCCTTCTTGGAATCTAAACCCAGGGGTCCTCAAGCTTTTCACATGGACCAAAGACTTTGTCCCAACAAACACGAATCAAAGCTCGGTCCAGTTTTGGGTTCGTATTCATGGTCTAGCTCAGGAATACTGGAGACCGAAAATCCTCTTCACTATTGCCAGCAGTATCGGTACGCCTATCTGCATAGACTCAACCTCGAACAAACCATTGATCGAACGCCCATTTGGTCACTATGTCCGTGTTCTGGTGGATATTGATCTCTCGAATGATTTAAGGGACAAGATCCTAGTTGAAAGGGCAGGATATGCCTTTTTTGTGGATATTGAATACGAGAAACTACCAGATTTTTGCAGCTTTTGTAATATTATGGGTCATACCATCCACACCTGCAGAAGGAAACAACACATAGAACAACAACCCAAAACCAAACCCAATGACCAAAACAAGCAGTTCCGAACACCTATGTCGGCTCCCAGAGGTAAAGAAGTTAGAATTGATAAAACCCCCCTGATGTTGGATAAACCAGTGGAGTCTAAAAAGAATCGGTGA